A DNA window from Brassica napus cultivar Da-Ae chromosome C1, Da-Ae, whole genome shotgun sequence contains the following coding sequences:
- the LOC106386062 gene encoding defensin-like protein 206, translating into MAKNINSVSITVLLFVLLVASTEILKSEAQTFCLECGPVPFLGTNADCFNCCKTKYGSPPVVSGVVDGSETHCHCYC; encoded by the exons ATGGCAAAGAACATCAACTCAGTCAGCATCACCGTTCTCTTGTTCGTCCTCTTGGTGGCTTCCACCg AAATCCTCAAGAGCGAGGCTCAAACATTTTGCTTGGAGTGCGGACCGGTGCCGTTCCTAGGTACAAATGCTGATTGCTTTAACTGTTGCAAAACCAAATACGGGAGTCCTCCTGTCGTTAGTGGCGTTGTTGATGGAAGTGAGACACACTGTCATTGCTATTGTTGA